The Acaryochloris sp. CCMEE 5410 genome includes the window GTCAAGCCTCATCATGTGTATGGCATGACGAGAGGGAGGACACGGAGGAGCTGCCTGAAATATCAGTGATTAGCTCTCAGCCAAAAAGATTACCAAATGTACTCAAAGCAGCTAAGAAAGGAGGGGCTACGTTCGTTGTAATTGATACGAGTCCTAACTCAGAGGGTGCAACTTTAGAGGCTGCAAAGAATTCTGATTTTGGATTAATTCCATGCCGAGCTGCACTAGCTGATATCAAAGCTATTAGGAGCACTGTTGATCTGATCAAAATAGCCAATATTCCTGCTGGGATCGTGATTAATGCTTGCAAGACCAAGGGCTTAGCATATGACGCCCAAACAGCTCTGGGAGTTTATGGCTTACCTATCGCCGATGTAGTAATTGGCGATCGCACCCCCTTTAATCATGCCTTTACCAGTGGGCTGGGTATTTGTGAATATGAGCCAAAGTCAAAAGCCGCTAACGAAATAAGATTGCTTTACCAATGGATGTCATCAAAATAATTATCTACATGTATACATGTGGACTATATTTACTGTATACATAGTTAAATCATCCATATCTTAGCTAAATGCATATTCTCATTTACTTCTCCACCCCTTGGGAGAGTAACGCTAAAAACATCGGAGCATTAATCATGGCTAATTTGCAGGCAATAGAATAGCAAATCAACCAAGATAGACATGTCTACACGTCTACGAAGATTCATTTGGGAGTCGCAATTATTTCTACATGTGTACATATAAGAATATCTAAATGTATACATGTATAAGTGTTCAATTCTAGATAAGCCGAGGAAAACTAGAGTATGCCTACTAAAAAGAAATCTCTGACAAGCTCAATGCAAGCTGCAGCAGGTAACGACACTAACTTGCCAGAAGAAACTACCGAGCAAAAGTCCGCATCACAGCCCAAGCTCTCATCAAGTAGGGCACCTGTGAGAGAGGGGACTCGTGCCATTGGAGGGCACTTTGCACCGGAAGTTCTGAAACAGCTCAAGCTGATTGCATTGGAAAATGATACGACAAACCAAAAGCTACTGGGTGAAGCGCTCAATTTACTTTTTGCGAACTATGGAAAGCCGCCTATCGCATAGTCCGAATATTCACCCTATACGAGGTCAAGCCGATATACGTGTAAAAACTTGCGACTCATAGTTGGCACAAGCTCTAATACAAGCTCTTTTCTGACTCAATATTAAAGGTCGTTACCCATTCGTCTCCTGATCTCCGAGAGATAGCGATGCCATGAATTTCACGAAGATCTTTTTTGTCTAAGCCACGATCCTTAAAGGATTTTTTCATCCTGTCAGGGAGCGAAGATGTTTCAAGCTTAAAAGTCGCTTTGTATCTTGAGTGTATTTCAGGCTCGGTTTTAGTTCCAAGATTTTCAGTGTCTTCAATATCAAATTTAGACACTTTTAAATGTGCTCCGCTATAAACTAGAGATTCATCGTAGTTCTCAACGATTTCATTCTTTGATGGGCCGATTTGCTGGCTGCACCCAGTAAGGAGCAACAGAGCGATTAATGCTCGAAAACAGAAAGGTAATTTCTTCATACCTCACCCACAATCAAACCTGATTAAGTTCCACATTGACATTGAGAAAGACAGCAAGCAATAAAGAAATCCCTAAATCTCAGTAGATTTTAGTAAAAATGTACTTCTCTTATTGAGAAGTCAACTGATTCCCTGTGAATAATCAGCAAAATTTTCCTCCCCAGCCCGTTCACCTCTTCAAGCGCTGGGTAAATTTCCAATAGCTACCGAGAATCCTTCGGCAGATTTACCCAAGTTCATCTTGGGTAGCAAATTCCTTTGTGCCATGATCAGGTCGATCAATTCACAGGTACATACCCATGACTGAATCCAAGAACCTACCCAGATGGGCCAAAGCTTACATCAAAGAGATGAAGCAGCATCGGCCCAAAACCTATGCCCAATTTATGGAGGAGGGTGGCTTAGAAGAAACCGCTTTGTCCGTCCAAGAGAGTGCTGAGGCCGGTTAGTGTCCCGATTTATTCGCCATGGTTATTGAGACGATCATGCTTGGCATGATCTCTGCGTGAGACGAGGAAGAAAATCGCTAAACAGCTCTCCTCATTGGGGAAAGCACCAATCTCATCAGCTTTGGTTCGGAATTCTCGGAACAACCGTTCTAGCGCATTGGAAGTACGAATCAGCGAATGAATGGATTCATCAAAATCATAGAAACTCAAGGTCAGGGCAAAATCTTTGGTAAAGGTTCTGACCGCATCGGGTTCAAGGTCTGTCCATTTCTGTGCAAACACGAGCAACGCAACAATAGCTTCTTCCCAGTCTGGCGCTTTATAGATAGCATAGGCATCGTGTTTAATTTGTGAATACCGCAGCTTCTTGGCTTCAGAGTGGGACAGTTCTTGTCCTTGAGCATCCAGGTGTGGCAATTGCTCATAGCCCAAATGCCGGAGCATCGCTCGAACCTTATGGGTAATGCACCGTTGATGTTGCGCGAGGGGAAACAGAGCGCGAATTACCTTAGGTAGCCCAGTGGTGCCATCACTCACAATCAGCTTCACCAAATGGGTTTGCAATCCTCGTTGCCGCAGGTGCTCAAAGAACAGTAGCCAAGCTGCCTCAGATTCTTGGACAGCAATTTCATAATGGAGAACAGTTTGTGTCCCATTTGGCCATATCGCCATGGCCACTAAGATGACTCTGTCTTCCGCACGGCGTAGTTTCCGAATATGCCCAGCTTGGTCTTCCCAAAAGTCTTCAGACGCACATTGAACACTCGCCCAAACCCCATCAACAATCAAAATAAAAGGGGTTTTCTCAAGACGAGTCTGACGACTTTGGAGCATCTGCTTCTGGGCTTTAAGTGTAATCCGGTTAATGGCATTCACGGATAAGACTGCACCCAGGATCTCATAGAGAGCTTCTTGCAGATCTCGAAGCGATAAGCCCATGACATACAGCCCTAGGCAAAACTCTAGCAGGCTGCCAAGGGCTCGTTGGTAACGCTCTAAAATCTGCCACTCTCGGCCTGCATTCCCTTTCCGTAGTTTGGGAACGGACAGCTGAGTAATCCTGCCGTACTGGGTATCAAGGATCCGTTGATAGTAGCCTGAACGTCGAGGTCGATCCCTTGAATCTCTGATAGATAAGCTTGAACTTCTTCGTCTAGAGCTGACTCTACTGCGATCTGGGTGACTCGGTTAGCTTCAAGACGAAGGGTTGATTCTAGGGCTTCGTTAATAGAAGCATAGGAACTTTGAGATTGGATGCGGATAATCTGCTGCTCGCGTTGGGCAATGTTCATAAAGGAGTGCTCTGAATTCTCTATTATCAAAGCATTTCAGCTATCTCAGCCCATGGCGAATAAATCAGGACACTAACTGAGGCCGCTTATCAGCAGCTCGTAAAGCACTACATAAGTACAGGTTCAGATGCATCTTCGGCTGAAGCATTTGCTAATAGTGATGTGATGCGTCAGTACATCTGCATTGAACCTTCCCCGGACGAATTCGATGACGATGACGAGATCGAAGACTGGGATGAAATGTACGGGGGAATAGACGAAGAAGACATGGTATTTTCCGACAGGAAGGATGATGATGATGGCTGACAATTTTCGCTTCCCTGAAGAGGGATTTGATTACGCAGCGGGTGGGCCTAAGACCAAAACTCGTAATAACATCCAGGCGATCAGGCTCCTAAAAACAATCGAGCAAGAAGAACGGCAAGCCACCTCTGCCGAGCAGCAAATTCTAGTTCAGTATGTTGGGTGGGGTGGCATCCCCCAGATATTTAATCCCACACCAGATCCAAACTGGGCTAATGAAGCTGCTGAGCTGAAGGAAATTCTAGAACCAGAGGAATGGAACAACGCCTTTGAAAGCACCCTCAACGCTCATTACACCTCCCCTCAAGTCATTCAGAATATCTATCAAGGGCTTGAGCAATTGGGTTTTAGCGGAGGACGCATTCTTGAGCCATCAATGGGAACGGGGAATTTTTTGGGCCTGATGCCCAAAGATATAGCCGACCGCTCTACTATCACCGGAGTAGAACTGGACAGCATTACCGGGAGAATTGCCCGTCAACTTTACCCCAATGCTGAGATTTATGTTCAGGGATTTCAGGACACATCTCTACCCAAGGACTATTTTGATTTAGCGATTTCCAACGTTCCATTCGGGGATTACAAAATCCATGATCCAGAATTCAACCATCTGGATCTAAGGATTCACAACTATTTCATTGCTAGATCCCTCGATAGAGTAAGGCCCGGTGGACTAGTCACTGTCCTTACCAGCTCTGGTACCATGCAGGCCAAATCAAGCCATGAGTTTCGAGCCTACTTATCTGAGCAAGCAAACCTTGTGGGAGCCATGCGCTTACCGGGGAATGCCTTTAAATCGAATGCTGGTACTGAAGTTACAACCGATCTCATCATCCTGCAAAAATTAGGACCCGGCGTTGAACCCAATCATGAACCCTGGATTGATGTTGCAGATACCCCGGTGCAGGATGCTGAGGGTAACTGTCTGCAAACCAATGAATATTATGTTCGGCATCCAGATCGAATGCTGGGTGATATCAGTGACGACAAACTTCATCCGGGACGCCTAGCCTTGGTTGCGGATGGCCGGGATATGCCCCAGGCCATGCAGGAAACGTTTGCCCAATTCCCGCAGCAGATCTACCAAAAGCGAACGTATCAGGCAGAACCAGAGAATACATTAAGAGTAAAGCTACCCCCCGATGCCACGGTCAAGAATTTTGGTTATGTCGCTCAAGGGGATATCATCTGGCAGCGCCGAGGGGATTGGTTAGAGCCGACAGACTTCAAGGGCAAACGAGCTGAGCGAATCAAGGGGATGCTGGACATTCGCGATGCTGTCTGTCAGGTGTCAATTACTTTAAATACTTTGTGCAATTAGTTGGCCGATAAGCAACTTTGACTCTAATCACAATGAACCTTGAGATGAAGGCGCTATCTCATGCTTTATTCCAGCACTGTATAAGTTTCTGAAATTAGCGCTTTACTGCATGGAAAGATTTCTCAGAGCCATATCACAGAATTACATTCGATTTAGTGTCAGAAGATAGTTCAACAAGTCATCTTTTAGTTTGGGCGCATCCAGCTTTTCCAAAGGATAACCTCATACACGTTGCAAGCAAATTTGCTTTGAGCAGATTAGCGGCATTATCATAAACAGCCTAAGCAAAGCCTTACCTTCAGACTCACGACAATTACTTGGCTGAAGTAAAAAATCCTTTCTCTACATGAATTATATAGTTATTGGCCCTGCCTGATAAATATGGAAATATCAAGGTTATAGACAACTTTTTGAAGCCGATTATTGACGATTTGAAATGTATTTCCAGACCATTGAGACTTGCTGAAGTGCGTCCTACGGTCTAGGTAAGCAGGACTCTTCGTGATTAGGTCTACAGCAACCAGAGAAAAATCTGGTTTAGATATCCTTGCCTCCCACGTTTCTCCAATTTGCGGACCAAGACATCGAAACACATCAACACGCAGTTTTCTATCTCTAGAGAATCGGGAAAGTTTTAGCACAGCGATTTCTGCTGCATAGCCATTCGCCCGAATAGAATCGGCGGCCCGTTGAATGATACTGGAGTTACCAATAGACTTTGCAGCAACCATCATCGCATCCGTAAGTACTGTGAGGATATACTCTTGCTGTTCCTCGATAGCTAAGGTCATGTAATCTGCAACGTCGAAGTCTTCTATGCAGTATGAAGTTACGCCTAGAACGGTTGAGTGGAGGAGATCATCATTCAATTTCGGGCCAAAAATTGCCGAGAACTTTGCCGAGCCGTCGAGTACATAGTTGCGAGGAAGAAAGTGAAGCATCAATTCACAAACATGGTGTGCCGTAGTGCGGAAAGACCAATCGCGTTGATTGTTATAGGTCGTGTTACTTTCGCGTATCTCGATTTGATTGAGGTAAGCCATGACAGCAGATGATGATGACTAATTGGTATGTGGTGTGGATTGTGTATGTATGCTGTTTCCAAGTATGAGATGGAATAGGTGCTTGAATAAGAAGGAAGCTGATTACCAAGCTTCACGATGAATTTGCCTTGGCACGATTCGCAGCTGCCTGCTTTCTATAACTCTCAGCCTTGATCTCAATAATGAGCGCATGATGGACGAGGCGATCTACTGCTGCCACTGTCATCATTGAATCACTGAAGATGCTATCCCATTGTGAGAAGGGATGATTGGCTGTAATCAGTAATGAGCGCCGCTCATACCGATGGGCAATCAGCTCAAACAGCACAGAGGTTTCATCATCCGTCTTTTTGACATATCCAATATCATCCAGGATGAGTAAGTCAAAGCGGTCCAGTTTAGCCAAAGTCGCAGGGAGTTGTAGCTGCTGCTTAGCTACCTGAAGCTGCTGGACCAAAGTAATGGCACTGAAGAACCTCACTCGTTTCCCCAGAGTGATCATGGCCCGTGCCATTGAAATTCCAAGATGTGTCTTCCCTACGCCGCTTGGCCCGAATATCAAGCAGTTCTCTGCCCGCTCTAGCCAAGTCGGATCTTCGGCCAACTGCATCAGAGGTGCTGGGTTGAGTTGTTTACAATGGCTGAAGTCAAAGCTGGTAAAACTTTTTGCGCTTGGTAGTTGGGCTTCTCTTAGAGCCTTTGTTTGTCTGGCTTGTACCCGACGCTGCAATTCCAATTCGCATAAGGCAAGCAAGAACTGCGCGTAGGACCACTGTTCCTGGGTAGCCTGGTTTTCGACTGTCTCCCAATGGCTGAGCATGTTGGACAGTCGGAGTTGTTTCAAATGCAGAGATAGATTCTCGTAGGGGCTGAGTATGGTCGTCGGCGACGACGCTGGGGAGGAGCTGGTCATAGGGATACAGTGAATGTTGTTGGACATCAATCGGGGGAACAGCAGCGTCACTGAGTAGCTGGAAATGACGCTGAAGGTTGGCAAGGGTCAAGCTTTCTTGCTCTAGCTGCTGTTGGAGATAGACTTCAACAGCGGCTTCATTGTCTTGAGTTGCAGCAATATAAAGGGCTTCCACTATCAGACGAGCGCTGCTATCGGGGTCAAACTGGGCAGCAAGTTGATGCCAGATACTTCGCCAGGATTCATTGGGAAGTAGATCCTGTTGCCAAGTACAGAAGAGGAAGGCTCTGGGCTTTTTTCTTAACCCTTCAATGACATGGCGGTAATTGATACTGCGGGCACGTCGTTTCTTTGAGCCTTTGGGAATTCTCTTACGGGTGAGTTCAACCACCCGCTGAGTACCCACATAGCCAACCAGACGGTCATGATAAAGCCGGATGGTCAACCGCTTGCCAATCAGCCGAGAAGGGACGGTGTAAAGAACCCGGCATACGGTAATCGCACTGTGACAACTGACTTTGACGCTGTATTCCTTGTAGTCAGCAAAGCGATACT containing:
- a CDS encoding AAA family ATPase; its protein translation is MKTISLLSQKGGAGKTLLSVNLASYAASQGETVAIIDIDGQASSCVWHDEREDTEELPEISVISSQPKRLPNVLKAAKKGGATFVVIDTSPNSEGATLEAAKNSDFGLIPCRAALADIKAIRSTVDLIKIANIPAGIVINACKTKGLAYDAQTALGVYGLPIADVVIGDRTPFNHAFTSGLGICEYEPKSKAANEIRLLYQWMSSK
- a CDS encoding ribbon-helix-helix domain-containing protein, coding for MPTKKKSLTSSMQAAAGNDTNLPEETTEQKSASQPKLSSSRAPVREGTRAIGGHFAPEVLKQLKLIALENDTTNQKLLGEALNLLFANYGKPPIA
- a CDS encoding transposase; protein product: MLDTQYGRITQLSVPKLRKGNAGREWQILERYQRALGSLLEFCLGLYVMGLSLRDLQEALYEILGAVLSVNAINRITLKAQKQMLQSRQTRLEKTPFILIVDGVWASVQCASEDFWEDQAGHIRKLRRAEDRVILVAMAIWPNGTQTVLHYEIAVQESEAAWLLFFEHLRQRGLQTHLVKLIVSDGTTGLPKVIRALFPLAQHQRCITHKVRAMLRHLGYEQLPHLDAQGQELSHSEAKKLRYSQIKHDAYAIYKAPDWEEAIVALLVFAQKWTDLEPDAVRTFTKDFALTLSFYDFDESIHSLIRTSNALERLFREFRTKADEIGAFPNEESCLAIFFLVSRRDHAKHDRLNNHGE
- a CDS encoding class I SAM-dependent methyltransferase, which gives rise to MADNFRFPEEGFDYAAGGPKTKTRNNIQAIRLLKTIEQEERQATSAEQQILVQYVGWGGIPQIFNPTPDPNWANEAAELKEILEPEEWNNAFESTLNAHYTSPQVIQNIYQGLEQLGFSGGRILEPSMGTGNFLGLMPKDIADRSTITGVELDSITGRIARQLYPNAEIYVQGFQDTSLPKDYFDLAISNVPFGDYKIHDPEFNHLDLRIHNYFIARSLDRVRPGGLVTVLTSSGTMQAKSSHEFRAYLSEQANLVGAMRLPGNAFKSNAGTEVTTDLIILQKLGPGVEPNHEPWIDVADTPVQDAEGNCLQTNEYYVRHPDRMLGDISDDKLHPGRLALVADGRDMPQAMQETFAQFPQQIYQKRTYQAEPENTLRVKLPPDATVKNFGYVAQGDIIWQRRGDWLEPTDFKGKRAERIKGMLDIRDAVCQVSITLNTLCN
- the istB gene encoding IS21-like element helper ATPase IstB, with amino-acid sequence MLSHWETVENQATQEQWSYAQFLLALCELELQRRVQARQTKALREAQLPSAKSFTSFDFSHCKQLNPAPLMQLAEDPTWLERAENCLIFGPSGVGKTHLGISMARAMITLGKRVRFFSAITLVQQLQVAKQQLQLPATLAKLDRFDLLILDDIGYVKKTDDETSVLFELIAHRYERRSLLITANHPFSQWDSIFSDSMMTVAAVDRLVHHALIIEIKAESYRKQAAANRAKANSS